One segment of Luteolibacter rhizosphaerae DNA contains the following:
- a CDS encoding class I SAM-dependent methyltransferase, translating into MTEALYNPADGYYARPAGQVGRGGDFFTSVSVGPLFGRLLADHIAAWHAQAGSPGRWRIVEAGANDGSLALDILARLDELGCAGYEYVVAEPLPHLAAALQLRSGRIRVIGSTEDLLDDPQPGYVLGNEVLDALPFRVIESDGVAWHELGVGVEGDGFAWVDTGTAEAALVEGLPQRPAGYRTEVRDNYGSFMAEMRRGMSHGRMLWLDYGFDRADYYHESRTTGTLRTYSKHRAGEDPLVNPGEQDITAHVDFTAVAEAAAALGGEVLRYQRQGLFLTELARPWLLSLEGRMDVAKELRAFQMLTHPGQLGAKFQVMELGFGETAGRLS; encoded by the coding sequence ATGACGGAGGCCCTATATAATCCTGCGGATGGCTACTACGCCCGGCCTGCGGGGCAGGTGGGGCGGGGCGGGGATTTCTTTACCAGCGTCAGCGTGGGACCGCTTTTCGGGCGGCTGCTGGCGGATCACATCGCGGCTTGGCACGCGCAGGCGGGCTCGCCGGGGCGCTGGCGGATCGTGGAGGCGGGGGCAAATGACGGCTCGCTGGCGCTCGATATCCTCGCGCGCTTGGATGAGCTGGGCTGCGCCGGCTACGAATACGTGGTGGCGGAGCCGCTGCCGCATTTGGCGGCGGCCCTGCAGCTGCGCAGCGGCCGGATCCGGGTGATCGGCTCGACGGAGGATTTGTTAGACGATCCGCAGCCGGGCTACGTGCTGGGGAACGAGGTATTGGATGCGCTGCCCTTCCGCGTGATCGAGTCGGATGGCGTTGCCTGGCACGAGTTGGGTGTGGGGGTAGAGGGAGATGGCTTCGCCTGGGTAGACACGGGCACGGCGGAGGCGGCGCTGGTAGAGGGTCTGCCGCAGCGGCCGGCGGGATATCGCACGGAGGTGAGGGATAACTACGGTAGCTTCATGGCAGAGATGCGCCGCGGCATGAGCCACGGGCGAATGCTGTGGCTGGACTACGGTTTCGACCGGGCGGACTACTACCATGAGTCTCGTACCACGGGCACGCTGCGGACCTACTCGAAGCATCGCGCCGGGGAGGATCCGCTGGTGAATCCGGGGGAGCAGGACATCACGGCGCATGTGGACTTCACCGCGGTGGCGGAAGCGGCGGCGGCGCTGGGGGGAGAGGTGCTGCGCTACCAGCGGCAGGGGCTCTTCCTTACCGAGCTGGCGCGGCCCTGGTTGCTCTCGCTGGAGGGGCGGATGGATGTGGCGAAGGAGCTGCGAGCCTTCCAAATGCTCACGCATCCGGGGCAGCTCGGGGCAAAGTTCCAAGTGATGGAACTGGGGTTCGGTGAAACCGCAGGGCGGCTCTCGTAA
- a CDS encoding AGE family epimerase/isomerase, producing the protein MSLADFYHDQLFRDCLPFWFPRAVDESHGGFLHCFDRDGSLVDSDKSVWAQGRMSWMLLTLYQEHERRPEWLAWAESGLRFLEQHCIDPADGRMFFHVSRDGTPIRKRRYAFSESFAAIAFAAHAAATGNSASADKARHWFERFTDWNFTPGRIPPKFTNARPMTGIGSRMITLVTAQELRKHLGEDPTFTRWIDRCIDEIRTLFVKPDLRVVMESVAPDGSIVDHFDGRVLNPGHAIEAAWFILDEAMHRHDSDLTKLGCDMLDWMWQRGWDQQHGGIFYFRDLHGKPVQEYWHDMKFWWPHDEALIATLMAHRLTRDPKYLIWHEALRAWSFQHFGDPQHGEWFGYLHRDGSPSNTLKGSLWKSFFHHPRALWRCKLLASTGDVIT; encoded by the coding sequence ATGAGCCTCGCCGACTTCTACCACGACCAACTCTTCCGCGATTGCCTGCCCTTCTGGTTTCCACGCGCGGTCGATGAGTCCCACGGCGGATTCCTCCATTGCTTCGATCGCGATGGAAGCCTCGTCGATAGCGACAAGTCGGTCTGGGCCCAAGGCCGAATGAGTTGGATGCTCCTCACGCTCTACCAGGAGCACGAGCGGCGCCCCGAATGGCTCGCATGGGCGGAGAGCGGGCTCCGCTTTCTGGAACAGCACTGCATCGACCCTGCGGATGGCCGCATGTTCTTCCACGTTTCCCGCGATGGCACACCCATCCGCAAGCGACGCTACGCCTTCAGCGAGAGCTTCGCCGCCATCGCCTTCGCCGCCCACGCCGCCGCGACCGGGAACAGTGCTTCCGCCGACAAGGCCCGCCACTGGTTCGAGCGCTTTACCGACTGGAACTTCACCCCGGGCCGCATCCCGCCAAAGTTCACGAATGCCCGCCCCATGACCGGCATCGGTTCGCGGATGATCACCCTCGTCACAGCACAAGAACTCCGCAAGCACCTCGGCGAGGATCCCACCTTCACCCGCTGGATCGACCGCTGCATCGATGAGATCCGCACCCTCTTCGTAAAGCCGGACCTCCGGGTCGTCATGGAATCCGTGGCTCCCGACGGCAGCATCGTCGATCACTTCGACGGACGCGTCCTCAACCCCGGCCATGCCATCGAAGCCGCGTGGTTCATCCTCGATGAAGCCATGCATCGCCATGACTCCGATCTAACAAAACTTGGCTGCGACATGCTCGATTGGATGTGGCAGCGCGGCTGGGATCAGCAGCACGGCGGCATCTTCTACTTCCGCGACCTCCACGGCAAACCCGTGCAGGAATACTGGCACGACATGAAGTTCTGGTGGCCGCATGACGAGGCGCTCATCGCCACTCTCATGGCCCATCGCCTCACCCGCGATCCGAAGTATCTCATCTGGCACGAGGCACTGCGCGCTTGGTCATTCCAACATTTCGGTGATCCCCAGCACGGCGAATGGTTCGGCTACCTGCACCGCGATGGCAGTCCTTCCAACACGCTCAAAGGCTCGTTGTGGAAATCATTCTTCCATCATCCGCGGGCCCTCTGGCGTTGCAAATTGCTCGCCAGCACGGGAGACGTGATCACGTAA
- a CDS encoding dihydrodipicolinate synthase family protein translates to MILDPPLHELVVATHSPFHADGSLAPELVAPQAAFLAANGIRTVFITGSTGESHSLTRDEKIALYREWSVAGPAAGLRIIAHVGGNCIEDARSLARAAESHGFAAISALAPSYYKPGSLSLLIDTCATIAAAAPHTPFYYYDIPVLTGVSFPMERFLAEAPARIPSLAGIKFTNPDLVSYRRSLQVAGKHHDVPWGVDEMLLAALATGARGGVGSTYNWAPQLYRDLIAAFHAGDHAEARRLQNLSIAMIDAIAATGFLGTAKALMARLGLDLGPARLPLGNPSRAQVDALMTRLDELGFQDWAARTPALHA, encoded by the coding sequence ATGATCCTCGATCCACCACTCCACGAACTGGTCGTCGCCACCCATTCGCCCTTCCATGCGGATGGCTCGCTCGCCCCGGAGCTCGTGGCCCCGCAAGCCGCCTTTCTCGCCGCAAACGGCATTCGCACCGTCTTCATCACCGGCTCCACGGGCGAATCCCACTCGCTCACCCGCGACGAGAAGATCGCGCTCTATCGGGAGTGGTCCGTAGCTGGCCCGGCAGCCGGCCTCCGGATCATCGCCCATGTCGGCGGGAATTGTATCGAGGATGCGAGATCCCTCGCCCGCGCCGCGGAATCGCACGGCTTCGCCGCCATCAGCGCGCTGGCCCCGTCCTACTATAAGCCTGGTAGTCTTAGCCTGCTTATCGATACCTGCGCCACCATCGCCGCCGCCGCGCCGCACACCCCTTTCTACTACTACGATATCCCCGTCCTCACCGGCGTCTCCTTCCCCATGGAACGCTTCCTCGCGGAGGCCCCCGCCCGCATCCCGAGTCTGGCCGGCATCAAATTCACGAATCCGGATCTCGTCTCCTACCGCCGCTCGCTTCAGGTCGCCGGCAAGCATCACGACGTGCCTTGGGGCGTCGATGAAATGCTTCTCGCCGCCCTCGCCACTGGAGCCCGCGGCGGTGTCGGCTCCACTTACAATTGGGCCCCGCAGCTCTACCGCGACCTCATCGCCGCCTTCCACGCCGGAGACCACGCCGAAGCCCGCCGCCTGCAGAATCTGTCCATCGCGATGATCGATGCCATCGCCGCTACCGGCTTTCTCGGCACGGCCAAGGCGCTCATGGCCCGCCTCGGCCTCGATCTCGGCCCCGCACGCCTTCCTCTCGGCAATCCCAGCCGCGCACAGGTCGATGCCCTCATGACCCGTCTGGATGAACTCGGCTTCCAAGACTGGGCGGCCCGCACGCCGGCCCTCCACGCATGA